One Mugil cephalus isolate CIBA_MC_2020 chromosome 17, CIBA_Mcephalus_1.1, whole genome shotgun sequence genomic window, TGCCTGTGCACCAAGTTGAATGGTGGGAGTTAATGGGAGCAGTTCCTGTGCCCTCTCTCTACAGCCTCACGTTGACGCTAATGATGCAGAGAtaagaaagactttttttttgcttctgagAAAAAACTCTACAAAAACCCCAACGAATGGATCGTTCTTTGTAAGCTCAGCTCCTGTGGCAGCccttaaaattaaaagtgtgtgtgaaatttcacacacaaatggtAAAATATTGATGTCTTCTATTCCacgacatttcagaaagagGGTATCTTGGACACCTGACTGACACaaaggattgtaacatcttatctgtgtaataatgaatactATACTAACTTTATAGTTATTTTACAGACTAAGGTTTCACTTATTCCAACTATGGCTAAACTTTTGTCCCAAAGCTTTCCAGTTTTATAATATCTCCTGTTCAGTTGTCCTTTGAATAAAATGCCACTGaaattaacattaatccaaaaacacaaatgactaACCTGTCCCGGATTGAGTCCATTTTGTCCTGAACTTTCCCAGAGTACAGGTTGTTGCTGTCCACCAGTCTCTGTCCGCCCTGCAGAGCGCCGTCGATCTTGTCCTCATTGGCCTCCATGGTGCTCACAAAGTCCTCATGCTTCTTCAAAGCCTGCTCTGCCCCGGCCAACGTGTCGGGCTTGTCAATGTGGGCCAAAGTGTACTCCTGAAAACAAATCAGCCAAAGCTGGGTTTGAAAAACTTCAACAAAGACAAGAAGGCGAGCATGTAGTGAGGGAACTGACCCCGCTACATTCTTCCAGAGCACATTCTTTTAAATACCTGCAGCATCACTAACCCATCATTAACGAGCTGTAAACTGTGGTAACCGATGACTCCTGAGTCCTGTAACACATGCAGTACAGTACCTGGTTGTTGAGGATGGCCTCCACAGCTTTGCCGTCCCTCATGAACTGCTGGAAGCCCAGACCCTGGTCCAGGAAGTTTTTTCGACTGTCCCACATCTTCTGCAGCTCTACCCAGCCGCGGTCCATGCCCTTCAGCCTCTGGTCCAGCTGTTGGTACTGAGGATCTTCCTCCAGACCCTGTGTGACCTGAGCACCAGTGTCCCTCACGCGGTGATAGTCCTCTTCGTGGTTGCTTATGTCTTCGCGGACAGCATCGTGGAGGCTCAGCTGCTCCTCGGCTTCTGGCAGCGTGGAGGGCATTTCCTCTGACGCCACAGCCTTCTGGGTCTTGAAGAGCCAGGATTGGAAGTCATCCATGTCCTGGAGGAAGGTCTGTAGCTTGCTGACCTCGCCCAAAGAGTCCTCCCTGTCTTTCAGGGTCTTCTTCAGCATGTCCCAGGCCGCATCCAGCTCTCCTCTGCGGGCCAAGATATCCGCCGCATTCTCCGGGTGGTCCTGGGCCAGCTGGTCAGCCTCTTTCCTCAGGAAGGTAAGTTTGGAGTCGATGGCGGCTAAATCTCTCTCCATTCCAAACAGTTTCCTCTGGATGGCCATGACTGCTGCCAGGTCATTGCCCAGCTCTTGTGTGGACTCGATTACCCGTGTCTTGTCTTTGATCCAGGTCTCTGTCTCGTCGCACTCCAACCCGTAGTTGTTGAGACTAACAGCGGAATccactctcctcttcttctcctcaacCATGGCCTTGAAAGCCTCCCACCTGGAAAAGAACCATTTATTAAAGGTTTATGTCACACAGGGTATTGTTAATGTCCTCGCTCTCTCTTTGAATTTGGTAACGCTTCACTTTCTTGACAATCTCCTGAAAAGAATATAATTTGCAAGTaattatatgtaaaaaaaaaataataatcgtTGAAAGACCTGCTTTATTCAGAGTGTGTAATTAAAATCTATTATTGGAAGATAAGAGGGAACCTTATTCCCCTAGTACTAAATTAAAGACTTCTTTCAGGAAACCATACCATAAAGCATCACATGTATAcatcaagagtgtttttttccacggacaaacaaaaataattttttttttcaatttgttaTTTCCTTCAGGTATAACTAATCTATGTGTTCAACGCACCTCTTGTTCAGTCTCTTCTGACATTCCTTAACCTCCTTGGTGCGAGGGTGTCTGCCGTCCTCAAGCTGTTTCACCGCTTTGTTGACGTCGTCTACTCTCGACTGAACGTTTGCCATGTCTTGAGCTAAAATGCTTAACctgaaaacaaggacaagtgtcaatgaaaaaataacataCTGTTAGCACATGATTACCAGACATACAAATTCAATTCAGGAGTGCATAATAAGATATTTTGTTCCGTGTACCTGTTCTGCACGACTTCCAGATCCTCCAGCTTGTCAGGCACCTCTAAATCCACCAACCACGTCTCCTTCTGGCCCATCCAGAGTTCACAGGCGTCTGTCTCACTGAAGATGGTGTACAGAGCCATAGTGTCATCTAGTTTCTTCTGTCTCAGGTCAGCCAGAGACATGAGCTCCATATAAAGGTCCTTGATGTCTTTCAGACGTCTCTGGATATCAGGGGTGTTTTGAAGCTCTTCTGGCAGAGCGTTGGCCTGTTTGGACAGGGCGTCGATTGTGGCGCCGTTCttgattgtttcatttttcaggctgTTGTGCTTTTTCAGTAGCCGCTCGGTGGTGTACTCGTCATGGCCCACGTCGTCGTTGCTCATCTGCCTCTTGGCGTCCTGCAGCCAGGCTTTGAGGTCGTCAGCTTCTCCCTGAAACTGGAAGAATGTCTGGGTGTCCTGGAGGTTCTGCTTTCGAAACGCGGCCAGTTCTtccagctgctgccactgcCTCCTGATGTCGTCCATGCACTCTTGAACCTTCGGGGAGCCAAAGTGCTCCGCCTGGATCATCTTCTCGCCCTCACCCAAAACCTGCTCCAGATTGGCGCGGCGGGCTCTGAGCTCGTCCTCGAAGGCGCTGTGTTTGCTCTGGAGCACCAGCACGCTCGTCAGGTCCTTGCCGTAATCcagggaggagaagatgttctccttctccctgaTCCAGCTCTCCAGCTGGGTCACCTCCCACAGGAAGTTCCAGAAGCGGCGAGACTGCTCCAAGCGAGCTCTTCGCTGAGCAGCCAGAGCGCAAAGCTCCTCGTAGCACAGGTTCAGATGCTGCACCCTGTCCCGGATCACCTGGGGATCGCATGGCTTATAGGCTGGGGagagaacaaataaagaaatcattttCAAACTCATGATCCAATTATATTAACTCATCCTTTATATAAAGGGGTAGCTACTGTCTGACATGTTTTGAGACTCGTATCAATACAATACCCTTTTTTTGGAAATGATATCTTAATGTAATCCCTTTTTTTCTACACCCTTGTTCTTCTATAGCAGTGTTATAAGGTTTCTTAAGGAGCGATTCATGAAAGCAATACTTTTTTTCCAATTATTCACCACACTTACTATCTCCGTTGGCAaactgcagagcagcagcactggCACCCTGCACCCTCTCTGCCTGCAGAGCGATGTCATTCTCTACCAGAGCATGTTTTTGTAACAAATCCTCCACTTCCAGCAAATGCTTCCCAAAGTCGGGGGACATTAGTCGAATCTGCAGAGAGCAGGAAACAATTGGATCAAATTAATCGCCCTATTAAGAGCTGTTACTTGATAACCATCGCTCGCCTCTGGTGTACCTTCATCTCGTCCATCCAGCTGATGATGTACAGCATCTCCTGGAAGATCCTCTGCAGGGTCAGGTTCTTATCAAGGCGACCCCTTCGGGCCTTCAGCAGCTCCTGCAAGTAGTCCCAAAGACGCAGGATGTTGTCTTTGCGCACGTCAATCCGTTTGGCGTCGTGGTAACGCTCGGACTCCAGCTCCTTTGAGATGTTCACCAGAGCCTGGACACGCTCCTCGTAGGCAGCAATGTCCGTCTCAATGGCGTCGTGCTTCTTCTTCGCTGCTTCCACTGCTGGTAGGTCGTAACCAAAGTTATCCTGAGGAGAGAAGAGTGGAGCTGTTTACTTTTAATACCTAGAGCAGGGATCCTCaatgtttttcaagccaaggacccccaaaactgatggggagattaagtagggacccctacctactatatgtgttctatattaaactctgtttataaatatacattactattatcattttgcattcaatattaagttattcaaataatacacaggttcaaatattcttttttttttaaattttatttcaaacatgtgcaacagtagggtggtgGTAACGTCTTCTGGCTCCAtatgttggatgttaatgtgtatttaaagaaattttaatttgtggggaaaatgtatgtatatatatatatatatatatatatatatatatatatatatatatataaaatgtaaaaaaaatgtctaatcaatcaaagattctGCAACCtccactgcagtacctccatggatcccctaggggtcgtgtaccctctgttgaagacctatttATTagatttgactgaaaaaaaaagacagtactTCAAAGGCTTGTGGTAAGCTTTCAGTTGATAATTTTCAATTAGCTGCATCACTCTGACCTGATTTGCTccctttttgcattttttcaatTAAGCATTCAAACAAGCATCTGTTCCAATTAACTAACAGGAAACCAGGACCTACCGTGTCACCATACAACCAGCATAAAAGAAAATCTATGAACATaatcaaataaacatgaagtcAAACCATTAAAGATTTAATAACAGCTGCAGCTGTCGGTTTACCTGGGCCACTAATCTCTGGTTCTCCATGAGCCAGGTCTCCCTCATGGCAGCCTTCCTGTCGAACCTTCTCGCCATCTGTTCCAGCTTCTCCTGTCTGATCAGCTCGTCTCTGAGGACGCGCTCCCGCTCGTGTTCCGCCCTCTCCAGACGCTCCCAGGCCTGCACACGGATGATGAGAAGCGGCGTGAGGGTTTGCAGGATTtgctactttttaaaaaattcagaGGCTCTTTTCCGCTTGATCCTATCCGCAAAGAGCTCTTGAGGTCAAGGCCGGCTACAAAACAGAACATCTTGTCTGAAATATTATATCTGAGGATACTGCAGGGCAGATGTTTGCTCATGCAAgacttgtttttaattaaaatgactaCATTTGACCATAATCTTGAGATGTCTCAGTGGGAAGAGGATCTTAAACCTCCTTCCTGTCAAGACACACAGGCCACtgacttttatattttcttcaAGACATGGCTTAAAACTTTAAGGCTGGTCCACtctaattaaatatatttgtgctTGAACTGTTGCCTTTGGCTTTTACTTTGCTAAATGAGCCGAATGCGTCCAGCTAAGCAAGCTGCACGGCTGAATGACAAACTACAGACATTTGCAAAGACTCCATGCAGTCAGACGCTTCTCACAACGTCATTTTCAACAGTGCATATGTATCAGAATGATTTTTAGATGGCATCTCAAGTCTTAATGGGTTAAAACATGCTGCCGATGTACGTTGGCACTGGTTTGTATCTGAATGACACGCAGGCATCTCACCCTGTTGATATCTGCGACCAAGGCTCCCTCTTTAGGCGTGTAAACCCTCTGGTTGTTGGCCCTCATTCGACTCTGGATGGTGAACAGCAGCACCTCCAGGTTGCCCTTCTCCTGGAATCTGACAGACAACACAAAGCGAAGCAAAAGTTCTGGGAGCCCCATCACATAAATCGTGTAAAAGAAGACAAGTGTGCCGAAAATTTGATTAGGAACAGAAGGAATATGAGCGCACTGCTGCAGTGCAAGGTCTTTCTGGCTTGACTCACTTGGGCGGCTTCTCTACAGTGCGGTAGGTGTTGAAggcctgaagctgctgctggactcCCGTCAGAGAATTGGCAAGTTTCCGGTTGTTCAGCACGACGATGGTCTGCTCGATCCACGTCAGCAGGTCTGACGCCAGAGTCTCGTACTTATCTATCATCTTCTCCGTCTCAATGGCCTGATCCAGAACCTGAAGAAAGGAGGGCGATGATAAATGAGGGGGCGGGCTCAACAAACTTGCGTCAGTTAGTTAAGTGCAGGCCAGGCTTTTCCTATTCACCTTTCCAACTCTCTTGCCCTCCACAGCGAGCTGCTTCATCTTCGAGAAGTAGTGGTAAAATGCCACAACGTATGTGATGATGGACTTTTCATCTGGGTTCTCTGTGAACACatctataaaacaaaacagcgcACGGGTCAGTCACAACTAAACCAGAGACCTCACTGGgcccaagttttttttttccaccaggcTTAACGCTCATAAACATTTAGCTTGTACACGATGGCACAGCCACTCGCCTTCTGGGTCTAAGAGTTTGGTCACGCCGAGCCGCTGCTCTGCCACGTTGAAAGCGTTCTGGAGGTTGTGGGTCGGGTTGGACCTCTTCAAGGTGTTATAGTCCACCAGATCTGGCCTGGGAGCGAAATATGGAGGGAGTATGAGAgcaaaagagggaaaagacgACGAGACATCGAAGGAGGCgaagaagaatgagaaggaGAGACACTGAGCAGACGGGCTCAGTGTTCGTTTACATTTCGGAACTGCTCAGAGTGCTTTTTGCCATTCATCTTTGCTTACCGGTGTTTGTGTATGAGAGCGTTGAAGGCCATGCCGTCTTTCCAGCTGGTGGTGAAGTTTGTGATGTTGACATTGGGGTATCTGTGAAACAACAGCGGGGAGATGTCACCGACTGAACGTAGGGGACATTTCTGAGTGGCTCCTGGTTTGGATCAATGTCTGGCTTCTGTTCTGCTTCTCAGCATGTCTCAAATGTGAACTTCTTAAAGCCTCGAAGCAGGTGACGCGTTTCTCTCAGTAGTGGCATTGCAGTCGAGAGATAAAAAGATTCAGATACAGATTCAGAGACCCCATAACCCATaaccacacataaaaaaaggaCCAATAACCTTGAAGGAACAGTTTTAGATTAAGGTAAATACTATCCAACTCAGGGTTGCATCAGCTAATTTATGTATATTGTCATGGGCTATGTGATGTTTCTCTTTagtctactttgtatatacaggatatatattttttagattttatatattctcaatgcacatttagtttatattctttgtttagctgctgcactgTAGGCTTTTTTCTGTAGGTCATTTCAATCGAGTATTGTGTTgcacaataaagttgacttgactgtACTCATTTGGCTGGAGTGAGGTGTAAAGGTTGCTGCCACGATTGTGCACTAAATATGTCAGCTATTttcagctggttagcttagcttagtgtCGCTAACCAGGGAGAAGTACCTAGCTTAGCTCTAACTCAAGTTAAATTCTGTATATAACTCaccaaaaaaatctaatatggtggtacatttgtttttgcacaaattaaataaaaggcaCAGaagattatatttatatacagatttttttgtctGAGCTATGTTGTCTTGTTATCTTGGGCATTTCCTGCTAACTGTCTCGGAGAAGTAgtaaaacctttggttgatgattttttgtgtattttttttaaatcaaatttctttaaatacacattagcatgaatctaacacattttagtaaaaggataaggaatagcttaacactgaatgcaaaatgataataataatgtatatttataaatagcagtaggccgagtttaatatagaacccatataataggtagagggtccctacttaatctctccatcagtttgggggtccttggcctgaaaaacgttgaagacccctgctttaaatgATTATATAAGCATGCAGTGCAAAAAAGTGATTTGCTttgtatatgaaaataaagttttgaagTAGTATGCTAAagcattttctctttctggtcATTCTTCAGTCATACATCACATTCAACATTATACTAAACTGAGACATTCTGGAAAATAAGTTTCTTCAATTTTGGCCCTGTAAGCCTTTCGTAGATTTACTTATAAACTAAAATGTACTTTCCCACGGTGGAAAACATGCAATGTATTTCCGGTGCCAAGAAAAAGGTGCTTATTTTTTAAACGTGAAACCTAAACAGACACTCTGCTGCAcatgttaattaaaatgtgcaaaactgcAAAGTACGAGGTGAACAGATGTACAGCAGGATGCACATTTTCACGCCGCTTCCcgaaggatgttttttttacaacagcTTGGTGATGCTAAAGGTCGCACAGAGAACCTACCCTGCAGTTTTCATctgacaccacagaagaagagcatCCTTGGCTGAGCGCGTCTCCTTCTGGTCCGCTTGGCCCGTTTCCACAATGATGTCCTGGATCTGACGGAGAACAACGAGCACAGCTGGATGGTTAATAATGAAACTCGACTAATGCCTGATGTTTGAACACAAACAAGGACGAACTAGAAAGCTAACCGGTAGTAACGTGTCGCTAATAGGATGCACCAGTTGGGACCATTTTGAGGAACAAGTGGCGCCCCTTTGAGATACATCATTTATCAcagctggaagaaaaacaagtttggtcttttttttttttttatttgtgtaaaacaCGACTAATCTCAAGAGATACATCATCAGTGTTATTAGCCGGCTGCATTCTCGCAAAACTAAACACTGGATCCAACTGACAAAAAGATAGGTGGTAATTATTAAAGTTCTTATTTTCCCACACTGTGGACCCGTAATTAGAGCAGGGATGTGATCTGAGAAACGGGCCCAGGGAGAGGGCTAAATTTAGCCGGCTTTGGTTCTCATCGGTTTATGCAGACTGAAGGATACAGACAAGACCAAGTCGAATCCtgtcttttctatttctttttttttttagtttagtttttgatAAGTTTGAATAATGCAGCGGGCCATATTGTTTGAAGTAACGTGTCTAAAAATAACAGTCGCTGgtgtcaaattaaaaataaatacacagccTCTCCGTGAAGATAAAAGAATCAAACTGATATGTTCTGATGCTGTGGATGTGCCTATAACGGCACATAATAACAGCTGGAAAGTGAAGGCATCGCTTcgagaaaaatggaaaatcatccctgtttcatttttcttgtgtAAAAACACTACGGAGACTAAGCAATTTTGCAATCCGACGCTCATCTATTGTGACTACTCTTAAGACATGTATTTAAATGACGTCCATTTTATTCATGCTCTTAGTCAAAACTGAGTTTTTGTATCAAAGTATTAAATATACGACAaaatttgagtttatttttgtagtttaacATACTTTTCTCATCCACGGCATACATGGAAGACGTCACTGCCTTTTGCATAGACTCTTACTATATACTTCAGTTTACAGAAGATTTTTAAAGAGAAATATTGCACTAAGTGAGCATGAAGAAATTAATTTTGTGGTGGTTATTAAGGTAAACCCGGTTTCACTGAAGGCATTTTGAGCAACCTGAAgttggtgggggagggggggtgattTTCAGGGTCCTAATAGGACCTAAAATTTACCTGGAAACGCAGGATGATGGTCCAAATGAGTCCCAGGATGAGGCGATGGTTGCCGTCGACAATGTCATGGGAACCCATGTTCTCCAGGTGGACCCTCTGCTCTTTGAGGAACTGTAAAGCCTTGTCCACATTTTCCAAGCAGTGGATACGCATCCTGCCTTTAGTGGGTTTTGgctacacaacaaacaaacaaaaagcaaaaaacgtGAAGATTTCACAGAAGAACGGCCATGAATGAGTAATACACCAAGTACattcaaaaaaagacaaaaaaacttcCTACCAGCCGTTCTCCAGACAAGACCTCCAGCAGTTTAATGAGCATGCGTCCGTCCCGCAGGTCCAGGTAGAGGTCAGATATGCGACATCCGACTCGGGACAGGATTGAGTTGACCCATTTAGTGAAGGTCTTCTTCTGAACCGCCTCGCGCTCATCTGATGGAAGTTAAGAAAGAACATGAGTTTCATGAATAATACAAAATCCCCACAACTACAGAGGAGAAACCGAGGAGCTGGTAGGAAATTCACTGCTTTGGACAAGGGCACTCCAGTTTAGGAAACCTGATGGAAGCACTAGACAGGTGTTAAGGGTACATTTATTTGAGGATATCAGatccagagacagagaaatacacaccgatcagctgttaaacattaaaaccgctgacaggagaagtaaataacaatgctaatcttgtgacaatcttatgttctgctgggaaactgttcgACCTAGCACCAACCCCATCGCAATAAGACTCCTTGATGACATCCCCAGAAGGAGGCATGGGGGATTGTTGCTGCCTTGAAGCCCTTCACTAATCCTTccattgtattatttttcttgtacAGAATTTAGACCAGTATTTTCAATTAAAGCTGCACCAATGAGAGGCTGAAAAATCTGGTAGTCTTGACCTTTTTCCTCACTTACCGGAGCCGTCGTTATTGGTCTCTCCTGCTGTTAAATAACTGACATGCTTGACATTACTCCTGATATGTCCTCTGGCTTTTTATAGAAAGTCCTGCTGTAAACGTGATATCCGTGATCACAAGAGGACACTCATGAGGAAAGAAGCTTTACTGTAACTATGCACCATCCTTCCTAAGTAGTTAAAACCGCAATTATGCAATTAATCGTAAACAGTTCCTCTGGTTTATTGTATCTGTGCTGAAATTCTTCAGCATGGCTTCTGCATGAAAACTCTATAGCGAGAGCATCACGCTCAGAGAGGTTCTTGGGAGGATGAGCACTGCCCACATGGTGACACATCTTGCCGGGCTCatgctcacactcacactcacactttctCAATGCCCAGAGATGAGTGCCTCCTACTCAGCCGCAAAAATAAAACGAATTTCAGGAAGGGACCATATGGAAGCGAGACCCGATGCGGTgcgctgtgtttattttgtctgtgtgcaatGTGAATAGGCACGTGGGGGAGGtctgagtgggtgtgtgtggttgtgcatCTGCATCCGGTAAACATGTAAAAGTCAACCTAAACCAGAACATTGCTGAATTTGTTGGGTCGctgatgttgttaatgggggtcataattttatggctGACTACTGTACGTGAATACTTCATACTATTGAGATATACAAGCCTTGATTTCACACGTCCATGCTCTCATTTATTCAAACAGAGCTTCTTGAAGTTTATCAGGTCAGCGATGAGACATCCTCCCCTCAGTCGTCCCAGCTTGCGCCACGTGACTTCCCTCAGGTCCGTCTGCTGCACATTTGCCCCGTTTATTCCCGAGCCCTGAATCCGACTGCAAAGTGTGCAAAGGACTGCATCCTTAATGACTTGTGCAATAAATGATTCAGACCCTGAGGTTGTGGAGAACATGCAAGGAACAAAAGCAGGAGCGGGTGCTGGGAAGAAGAGGTCAAAGGGAGCGGATTTAGAGTGACAAAGGAGAGGGTAGAGCGGATCAGAGAGGAAGCAACGGAGGTGTAACCTTTCGTTTTGTAACCAAACAAGAACTGCATCTCTTCCCTACTGCCAAAACAGTAAGGCGGGGTTAAAGCTCCAGCTCAATTCTTAGCATCACTTAAAAAGAAGAACTCGGGTGGTATTGTATGTAAATCACATGGTGCAGCacagtacagtaaataaatcatgCTTCATTCAGGTCCCCTCAGCAGAACAACAGCACACGCCACTCCTCCGCTAACATCCACGCGGATAAACACACCATGAAAAAGTAATGGCGATTAAAGTATGCAAATAACTTGAAACTCCATTAGCCGTGTCGCCTTTGATTTAGGACATCATAATCTGTCAGCGGCACGGGAAACAGAAAGcggaaaataataaataaataaagccgtGACAAATCCTGTCTGGACTGTTTGGAGAGCTGCCTCCAGAGGAGTTTACAGTGGAGGCAGTAAGAGGACAATTAAAGTGCATCCTCGGCAACGTGCGCTTGGCCCTGCCGTATCATCTCACATGATGAGACCTTGAGAGGAGACTGCACCAAAGATGCTCCTGGCCATTTAGGAAGCATGGaaacgaaggaggaggaggaggaggaggaggggggaagctGTTTTCTTCATGTGCCCCACTGAGTCGTCTCCAGTTCAACAAGCTCGATATGACATCAGTTCTCTGCAAACTCGCTGCTGAACAAAGCCAGCAACACTCTAACTTCTGCTCAACCACAGAAATCCAGTTGGGGATTTGCAGGACGGCAGGAAATGGAAAGGGTACCAGCACGATTAGTTAGGTTCAGTTTCAGCAAGGATGCTATTGCTCTACtcttaatttatatattttaagatcTGCCTATATGCACTCACTTGCTACTTTATtgggtacacctgttcaattgcttgttaacacaaatatctaatcagtcaatcacatggctgcaaatcagtgcatttagtcatgtagaggtgatcaagacaacttgctgaagttcaaactgagcatcagaacggagaagaaaggggatttaagcgactttgaacgtggtatggttgttggtgccagacgggctgatggtctgagtgtttcagaaactgctgatctactgggattttcacacacaaccatctctagggtttacagagaatggtccgaaaaagagaaaatatccaaaatatgAGCGGCAGttttgtgtggacaaaaatgccttgttgatgtgagaggtcagaggagaacgggcagactggttggagatgatagaaaggcaacagtaactcaaataaccactggtcacaatcaaggaatgcagaataccatctccgaacgcacaacacgtccaaccttgaagaagatgggctacagcagcagaagaccacaccgggtgccactcctgtcagctaagaacaggaaactgagactgcagttcacacaggctcaccaacactggacaatagaagataggagaaacgttgcctggtctgacgagtcttgatttcagctgtgacattcagatggcagggtcacaatttggcgtaaacaacatgaaagcatggatccatcaagtcttgtatcaacggttcaggctggtggtggtggtggtgtaatggtgtgggggatattttgtTGGCAAACTTTGGgctccttagtacaaactgagcatcatgtaaatgccacagcctacctgagaaTTGTTGCTGACcgtgtccatccctttatgtccctttatttcatgtcaatatggaccaaaatctctgaggaatgtttccaacaccaagtatg contains:
- the sptb gene encoding spectrin beta chain, erythrocytic — translated: MTSTTDFDNVEITQQYSRINTRFELSDEELDNDNSSARLFERSRIKALADEREAVQKKTFTKWVNSILSRVGCRISDLYLDLRDGRMLIKLLEVLSGERLPKPTKGRMRIHCLENVDKALQFLKEQRVHLENMGSHDIVDGNHRLILGLIWTIILRFQIQDIIVETGQADQKETRSAKDALLLWCQMKTAGYPNVNITNFTTSWKDGMAFNALIHKHRPDLVDYNTLKRSNPTHNLQNAFNVAEQRLGVTKLLDPEDVFTENPDEKSIITYVVAFYHYFSKMKQLAVEGKRVGKVLDQAIETEKMIDKYETLASDLLTWIEQTIVVLNNRKLANSLTGVQQQLQAFNTYRTVEKPPKFQEKGNLEVLLFTIQSRMRANNQRVYTPKEGALVADINRAWERLERAEHERERVLRDELIRQEKLEQMARRFDRKAAMRETWLMENQRLVAQDNFGYDLPAVEAAKKKHDAIETDIAAYEERVQALVNISKELESERYHDAKRIDVRKDNILRLWDYLQELLKARRGRLDKNLTLQRIFQEMLYIISWMDEMKIRLMSPDFGKHLLEVEDLLQKHALVENDIALQAERVQGASAAALQFANGDTYKPCDPQVIRDRVQHLNLCYEELCALAAQRRARLEQSRRFWNFLWEVTQLESWIREKENIFSSLDYGKDLTSVLVLQSKHSAFEDELRARRANLEQVLGEGEKMIQAEHFGSPKVQECMDDIRRQWQQLEELAAFRKQNLQDTQTFFQFQGEADDLKAWLQDAKRQMSNDDVGHDEYTTERLLKKHNSLKNETIKNGATIDALSKQANALPEELQNTPDIQRRLKDIKDLYMELMSLADLRQKKLDDTMALYTIFSETDACELWMGQKETWLVDLEVPDKLEDLEVVQNRLSILAQDMANVQSRVDDVNKAVKQLEDGRHPRTKEVKECQKRLNKRWEAFKAMVEEKKRRVDSAVSLNNYGLECDETETWIKDKTRVIESTQELGNDLAAVMAIQRKLFGMERDLAAIDSKLTFLRKEADQLAQDHPENAADILARRGELDAAWDMLKKTLKDREDSLGEVSKLQTFLQDMDDFQSWLFKTQKAVASEEMPSTLPEAEEQLSLHDAVREDISNHEEDYHRVRDTGAQVTQGLEEDPQYQQLDQRLKGMDRGWVELQKMWDSRKNFLDQGLGFQQFMRDGKAVEAILNNQEYTLAHIDKPDTLAGAEQALKKHEDFVSTMEANEDKIDGALQGGQRLVDSNNLYSGKVQDKMDSIRDRHDKNKRRAEEVSEKLRDNRDLQHFLQNTQDLTVWINEKMLTAQDTSYDEARNLHSKWLKHQAFMAELASNKDWLNKVDQEGQELMESKPEFEPIVKERLAELHELWDKLESTTQEKARLLFDANRSELFDQSLADMKKWLGELQQQLQSGDEDVKDLTNANILLKKHQITENQVRDRARELEELQEAVRQHGGSREDQPELEAEQQALQRDFQQLLTPLAQRKGKLEAAKAVHQFYRDLADELLWIEERMPLAMSQEHGHNLQTVQMLLKKNQTLQREIEGHQPRVDEVLERGRRMAAAASAEDRPEAERITDQLKELEESWARLQDETAKRRERLGGSNLAQQYFNDADEAEAWIGEQELYMIADEKAKDEQSAMLMLKRHLILKEAVEDYSDSIRKLADRAQKMFAEDHPDGEEIIRRQGQVDKQYAGLKELAEDRRKKLDHTYHHFLLSREVEDLEHWIAERDVVASSQEMGQDLDHVTLLRDKFRDFSRETGTQGQERVDMVNQTIDELIEAGHAEAAAMAEWKDTINDSWADLLELIDTRNQLLTASYELLKYFDDGKELVAQIYDKQKELPEDVGEDFSKAESFHRMHAAFERDITALGKQVQQFQETASRLHAQYAGERADAIQATEREVVEAWKGLLDACDGRRAQLVDTAEKFRFFTMVRDLMAWMESIIQQIETQEKPRDVSSVELLQKYHQGIRSEIEARGVKFSNCIDLGKAMMKRKHRDSAEIKEKLVQLIEKRKEMMFKWDDRWDWLRLLLEVCQFARDASVAEAWLVAQEPYVTSRDLGHTVDEVEKLLKRHEAFEKSTATWEERFSALERLTTLELLQLREQQQEFIKEEQERSERDSRREDTGFEESSQLYTIEEQTLSGAAEPSSGQLEGTAGDSTVLIESEMRESASLELEPSVSVVTPKEPERAATMPSEPLRAHTILHEGTLSRKHDVEGSGKKASNRSWNNLYCVLKPGQLSAYKDAKSFGHGVTYHGEDPLSLSNASWEILANYKKKKHVAKLRLRDGSEYLFQCKDEEDLQRWSQAMEKAVQPLAGEEASGPSGAKAHSLPPPPSTSSSAALPEPSSAKKDKEKKFGRFAKKK